The Paraburkholderia megapolitana genomic sequence TCGGCGTCGGCGAGCGCGCGATGTCGATCGGTGGGTACCAGGGCATGCCGCGCCATCAAGGCGTCGAGCCCGTGGCGCTTTTCCGCCGGAAACAGCGCGCGCGACAGACGAACGGTACACAGCACATCGGGATTGAACGTGAAACCTGCGCGCGCGAACTCGCTGCGCAAAAAACCGCGGTCGAAGCTGGCGTTGTGCGCGACGAAAAGCTTGCCGTTCAGGCGCTCGAACAGGGCGGCAGCGATCGCATCGAACGTGGGTGCGCCCTGCACCATCGCATTGGTGATGCCGGTCAATTGCTGGATGAACGGTGGAATCGGCTGCTGCGGATCGACCAGCGTGCTCCAGCGCGAAACGCCCGACGCCCCCAGTTCGACCACGCCGACCTCGGTGATGCGGTGCTCGCCCGGCGAGCCGCCGGTCGTTTCGAGGTCGACGAAGACGATCGGCGTGTCGATCGCGGGGTCCGGCAGAAGCTGTTCGGGCATGACAGGAGTTTGAATGTGGCTTACGGGAAGTATGCCACCAGTTGCCGGCAGGGCCGCACGCCGCCGCGCCAGGCGGGAAATCCGCAACCCGCGATTCACATCGTTCATTCCGGACCGCCCGATTTAATATCGGCCGCCCGGTAATCCAGCCAGATGACTATTTAAATATCGCCGGCTTTAAGACCGGTTCCGTACCGTGGCCATACAAGAAAAAAGCCCCCGACGATGCGGGGGCTTTCAATGGGCCGCAGCTAACTCATGCGGCGCAGGGCCTTTACAGCGGCTGGATGTTCGCAGCCTGCTTGCCCTTCGGGCCGGTCTTGACCTCAAACGAAACGCGCTGGTTTTCCTTCAGCGACTTGAAGCCTTCGCTGCGGATTTCCGAGAAATGAGCGAACAGATCTTCGCCGCCTGCGTCCGATGTGATGAAGCCAAAGCCCTTAGCATCGTTGAACCATTTGACGATACCGGTTTCCATGTTCCAGTTTCCCTCGAGATTTAATAAAAACGGGCAATGCCCTCAAGCCGATATTACGACGTACATCCTCTGTTGCCGGAGGTACGCATCGGCCTGTAATGCCGCTGCGTCTGTCAATCGAAAATTCAGCTCTGCCGTTATACGGGCGGCGGGGAATCGTCGTCAAGTAAATTTTTGGAAGGTGTATTGCGCAACAAACAATATGGCAATGCGCGGCGCATGGAGAACGTTTTCAGCTTATTTCCGGTGTGAACCGGATCGTTAAAACGTCATTATTACTTAATCACGGATCTTGAGAATCTTTTGATAGGAAAATATTACCTTGACGTAACAAATTGTGTTTTTGGTAAGTGTTTGTCCGGGTTGTATGTATAAGGCATCCATTTCAAGATCGTGTGCATAAGCTGTCCCAGGGAGAGAGTGCCATGCTGAATGAATTCCGCCGATTGATCGCGTGGTTGAACCGTGCGCCAAACGAGGCGCCAGCCATTACTACAGCTGTCTCTCACCTTGCATTCGACCCGGTCTGGCACGGCGATCATTGGCAAAACCTGCTGTCTTCCCCTATGGACGCCCGTCACTATGTAATGGAAGACTGGAGTCTGTCCTTACCGCTGGATGTATTTACCCCCGGCGTTGCGGCTCAACAGGGATAACAGGCAGCAACCGCGCGGAAGCTACAGGTAAAAAAAAGCGCGACTTGGAGGTCGCGCCGACAAAGGTTTGGAGATCTTTTTCGTCAACGAAAAAGTCTGCTTCGGAAAGCAGAGATTAAAGTATAGCGCCACCGCATCAGCCCATTAGTAGCGCAAACAACAAACATCTATTCCTTATACGACAACAATCTATTTTTATGTCTTTTAGCGTTGTTTTCGTACGTCGTTTGCTGTAGCAATTGCACAACGCCGGTTGGTTGACACATCCTTCCCACCCCTTTGCTCGTCTTGAAAAGCCTTTCCCAGCAAGGCTTTGAGCGATCATCCGAATAATTTCCAATCTCGTAATACTTTATTGCTGAAATTGGAACATCCGCTCCGCGGCCTCGTCTCTACACTCTGCCTGTCCGGAAACCAACGCGTTGGCCAGATCGCGCGTTTCACGCAAATTTCGCCTCTCGCAGCGTTAGCGTGAAGGTTTCCTTCAAGCCTGGGTTTCCAAAGCCCATCCTGTTCTCGGAGTTATAAAGATGAAAAAGACTCTTTTGGTCGCGGCCCTGTCGGGCGTTTTTGCTACTGCAGCGCACGCCCAAAGCAGCGTCACGCTGTACGGCCTTATCGATGCAGGTATCACCTACACGAACAACCAGGGCGGTCACAGCAACTGGCAAGAAACCAGCGGCGCGATCAACGGCAGCCGTTGGGGCCTGCGCGGTGCTGAAGACCTCGGCGGCGGTCTGAAGGCTATCTTCACGTTGGAAAACGGCTTCAACATCGCTAACGGCACCCTTGGTCAGAGCGGCCGTGAATTTGGTCGTCAAGCGTTCGTCGGTCTGGCAAGCGATCAGTTCGGCGCCTTGACCCTCGGCCGTCAATACGACAGCGTGGTTGACTATGTCGGCCCGCTGGCACTGACTGGCACGCAATACGGTGGCACGCAGTTCGCGCACCCGTTCGACAACGACAACCTGAACAACTCGTTCCGTATCAACAATTCGGTCAAGTACCAAAGCGTTGACTACGCCGGCTTCAAGTTCGGTGGCCTGTATGGCTTCTCGAACGACGCTGGTCAGTTCGCGAACAACCGCGCATACAGCGTGGGTGGTTCGTACAGCTGGGGCGGCCTGAACGTCGCAGCAGCTTACCTGCAACTGAACAGCAACCCGGGTGCAGCGCTCAACAACACGAGCGGTGCTGTGTCGGGTGACAACACGTTCCTGGCTGGCCGTCAACGCACGTTCGGTGCTGGCGCGAACTACTCGTTCGGCCCGGCAACCGTTGGTCTCGTGTACACGCAAACGAACCTGTCGCAACTGGCTGGTATCGGTGCAGGTGCATCGGGCGTGAGCGGTGGCATCAACGGTCTGGGTGGCAACAGCGCCCGCTTCCAGAACATCGAAGCGAACGCACGTTACGCTCTGACGCCGGCCCTGAGCCTGGCTGGTTCGTACACGTACACGCGTGGCAACCTGGCTGGTACGAGCCCGCACTGGAACCAGTTCAACCTGCAATCGGACTACCTGCTGTCCAAGCGCACGGACGTGTACC encodes the following:
- a CDS encoding cold-shock protein, with protein sequence METGIVKWFNDAKGFGFITSDAGGEDLFAHFSEIRSEGFKSLKENQRVSFEVKTGPKGKQAANIQPL
- a CDS encoding porin; translated protein: MKKTLLVAALSGVFATAAHAQSSVTLYGLIDAGITYTNNQGGHSNWQETSGAINGSRWGLRGAEDLGGGLKAIFTLENGFNIANGTLGQSGREFGRQAFVGLASDQFGALTLGRQYDSVVDYVGPLALTGTQYGGTQFAHPFDNDNLNNSFRINNSVKYQSVDYAGFKFGGLYGFSNDAGQFANNRAYSVGGSYSWGGLNVAAAYLQLNSNPGAALNNTSGAVSGDNTFLAGRQRTFGAGANYSFGPATVGLVYTQTNLSQLAGIGAGASGVSGGINGLGGNSARFQNIEANARYALTPALSLAGSYTYTRGNLAGTSPHWNQFNLQSDYLLSKRTDVYLQGEYQRTNKNAIVSADINGLAASNSNQQVAVTVGLRHRF